Proteins encoded in a region of the Brevundimonas vesicularis genome:
- the pgi gene encoding glucose-6-phosphate isomerase, protein MTRDAAWTAFDQAAAEAASARIVDQFAADPDRLARMSVEAAGLYLDLSKQSWTKAAFDACLDLARASDVEGRRAALFAGEAVNLTEGRAVLHPALRAAPGADFKALGEPVSAEVDAVRADMKAYADAVRSGAEAGAKGKTFEAIVHVGIGGSDLGPRVVWDALRPLDPAIDLRFVANIDPRDMAEALTGLDPETTLVVVVSKTFTTQETLANAEAAKAWLAASLPAEGMTKHFIGVTAAPEKAAAFGCGRTFGFRDWVGGRYSLWSAVSLSCGIALGWDVFEGMLAGAAAMDEHFVSAPLQRNAPVLLALAQVFNVDGLDRPARTVAPYAHALRRLPSFLQQLEMESNGKRVHRDGTPVTRQTCPVVFGEPGTNGQHAFFQQIHQGPQTVPAEFVIVAKTHEDAPESPPEAPLWSNALAQGQALMLGKTTEAAKAEGLAQGLSEEEATRLASHRTFTGNRPSTAIVMERLTPEALGALLALYEHKTFVEGVIWDINSFDQWGVELGKVLAKAILKDVDAGGASADLDPSTAALMRRLMG, encoded by the coding sequence ATGACCCGCGACGCCGCCTGGACCGCCTTCGACCAAGCCGCCGCCGAGGCCGCCTCCGCGCGGATCGTGGACCAGTTCGCCGCCGATCCCGACCGGCTGGCGCGGATGTCGGTCGAGGCGGCGGGGCTCTATCTGGACCTGTCGAAACAGAGCTGGACCAAGGCCGCCTTCGACGCCTGTCTGGACCTGGCGCGCGCCAGCGACGTCGAGGGACGTCGCGCGGCCCTGTTCGCCGGCGAGGCCGTCAATCTGACCGAGGGCCGGGCGGTCCTGCACCCGGCTCTTCGCGCCGCGCCGGGCGCTGACTTCAAGGCCCTGGGCGAGCCGGTCTCGGCCGAGGTGGACGCCGTGCGGGCGGACATGAAGGCCTATGCCGATGCCGTGCGGTCGGGCGCCGAGGCGGGCGCAAAGGGCAAGACGTTCGAGGCGATCGTTCATGTCGGCATCGGCGGGTCGGACCTGGGGCCGCGCGTGGTCTGGGACGCGCTGCGCCCGCTGGACCCGGCCATCGACCTGCGCTTCGTCGCCAACATTGATCCGCGCGACATGGCCGAGGCGCTGACCGGCCTGGATCCCGAGACCACACTGGTGGTGGTCGTGTCCAAGACCTTCACGACGCAGGAAACCCTGGCCAACGCCGAGGCGGCTAAGGCCTGGCTGGCGGCGTCGCTGCCGGCCGAGGGGATGACGAAACACTTCATCGGGGTGACGGCGGCGCCGGAGAAGGCGGCGGCCTTCGGCTGCGGTCGGACCTTCGGCTTCCGGGACTGGGTCGGTGGGCGATATTCGCTGTGGTCGGCGGTCAGCCTGTCGTGCGGCATCGCCCTGGGCTGGGACGTGTTCGAAGGGATGCTGGCGGGCGCCGCCGCGATGGACGAGCATTTCGTGTCGGCGCCGCTGCAGCGGAACGCGCCGGTCCTGCTGGCCCTGGCCCAGGTGTTCAACGTCGACGGTCTTGACCGGCCCGCCCGCACCGTCGCCCCCTACGCCCACGCCCTGCGGCGCCTGCCGTCCTTCCTGCAACAGCTGGAAATGGAGTCGAACGGCAAGCGGGTGCACCGTGACGGCACGCCGGTGACGCGCCAGACCTGCCCCGTCGTCTTCGGCGAGCCGGGCACCAACGGCCAACACGCCTTCTTCCAGCAGATCCACCAAGGGCCGCAGACCGTCCCGGCCGAGTTCGTCATCGTGGCCAAGACTCATGAGGACGCGCCGGAGTCACCCCCAGAAGCGCCTTTGTGGTCGAATGCGCTCGCTCAGGGCCAGGCCCTGATGCTGGGCAAGACGACCGAGGCCGCTAAGGCCGAAGGGTTGGCGCAAGGATTGTCGGAGGAGGAGGCGACGCGCCTGGCGTCACACCGCACCTTCACCGGCAACCGTCCGTCGACAGCCATCGTCATGGAGCGGCTGACGCCCGAAGCCCTGGGCGCCTTGCTGGCCTTGTATGAGCACAAAACCTTCGTCGAGGGCGTAATCTGGGACATCAACAGTTTCGACCAATGGGGCGTCGAACTGGGCAAGGTGCTGGCCAAGGCGATCCTGAAGGACGTGGACGCGGGCGGCGCCTCGGCGGACCTGGATCCATCCACGGCGGCCCTGATGCGCCGCCTGATGGGCTGA